From a single Fibrobacter sp. genomic region:
- a CDS encoding DUF3943 domain-containing protein: MKEIMERHKTTYGDVVEIFSDTVPPVYGPTVAAEVLGQNIFVWGWDRYVLDKNYARIGPATWKRNLREGWEWDHNHWAINFYGHPYQGSMYYATARAGGYGFYRSMLWAGLGSFTWEMFAETEYPAPNDLITTTIGGSVYGEVLYRLSRLAYNNNDVPWYRHLAAFVLEPAGYLQRRAFGNRDSRTGFVPIELAIALGGGSRFGSDYRFGGKSADELDKEWRDHHGMMSLYLEYGRPYTIVKQPFDYFKIDATGEAGFEGNVIMMDVMGKLKNVGVHGRGHWLDFSLNLDFGSFYGDLATVSTISIGGALDLALWVTPDLRFRVMNQLYWIVLGTADMGYDDLIKEVHPEYSSDMDNYQYNSGVKYGLMLELLYKKKLRFYNQVTVDAMKTITGSTQYYGADGWDFLVLNHTTVEYSLLDWLNVGSRLDTYLKMAAYSTELFEPMSRRIFALSTYFSILL, translated from the coding sequence ATGAAAGAAATAATGGAGCGTCACAAGACTACCTATGGCGATGTTGTGGAGATCTTTTCTGATACGGTTCCTCCAGTTTATGGGCCCACGGTTGCTGCAGAGGTTCTTGGGCAGAATATTTTTGTGTGGGGTTGGGACCGCTATGTTCTTGACAAGAATTATGCCCGCATCGGTCCTGCTACGTGGAAGCGGAACCTTCGCGAAGGCTGGGAATGGGACCACAATCATTGGGCCATCAACTTTTACGGCCATCCCTATCAAGGTTCCATGTATTATGCGACGGCACGCGCTGGCGGTTACGGATTCTACCGCAGCATGTTGTGGGCGGGTCTTGGCAGCTTTACCTGGGAGATGTTTGCGGAGACGGAATATCCGGCACCCAACGACTTGATTACCACGACAATCGGCGGATCCGTTTACGGTGAAGTGCTCTACAGACTTTCACGACTTGCGTATAACAACAATGATGTTCCCTGGTACAGGCACTTGGCTGCCTTTGTGCTGGAGCCCGCCGGTTACCTGCAGAGACGTGCCTTTGGGAATAGGGATTCCAGGACAGGCTTTGTTCCGATTGAGCTTGCCATAGCATTGGGCGGTGGTTCCCGATTTGGAAGTGACTACCGTTTTGGCGGAAAGTCTGCGGACGAATTGGACAAGGAGTGGCGCGATCACCATGGTATGATGTCACTGTACCTGGAGTACGGTCGTCCTTATACGATTGTGAAGCAGCCTTTTGACTACTTCAAGATTGATGCCACGGGGGAGGCCGGTTTTGAAGGCAACGTCATTATGATGGATGTGATGGGTAAGCTGAAGAATGTGGGTGTTCACGGCAGGGGACACTGGCTTGATTTTTCCTTGAATCTGGATTTCGGCTCCTTCTACGGGGACTTGGCTACGGTCAGTACCATATCCATTGGCGGCGCCTTGGACTTGGCGCTATGGGTTACTCCCGACTTGCGTTTCAGGGTGATGAATCAGCTTTACTGGATTGTGCTTGGCACGGCTGACATGGGATACGACGACCTGATCAAGGAAGTGCATCCGGAGTATTCTTCGGACATGGACAACTACCAGTACAATTCCGGTGTGAAGTACGGCCTTATGCTGGAGCTGCTGTACAAGAAAAAACTGAGGTTCTATAACCAGGTTACGGTGGACGCGATGAAGACGATTACGGGATCCACACAGTACTATGGTGCCGATGGCTGGGACTTTCTTGTGTTGAACCATACCACTGTCGAGTACAGCCTTTTGGATTGGCTGAATGTTGGAAGCAGGCTGGATACCTATCTGAAAATGGCGGCTTATTCCACGGAGTTGTTCGAGCCTATGAGTCGAAGGATCTTTGCCTTGTCGACTTACTTCAGTATACTACTGTAG